In Gemmatimonadetes bacterium T265, one DNA window encodes the following:
- a CDS encoding DNA polymerase III subunit beta, translating into MRFTISREKLQEGLGAVAASIPAKTTLPVLANLLVETTERGIRLAGTDLDIAVSTEVAADVETPGAITIPAKKLQEIARELPPSPVKVAAAGEQRITLECGRARFKLLGLPRDEFPAFPAVKFDESWKIKSGDLQKLIQHTAFAVSTEESRPILNGVLWELRPERMRMVATNGHRLARMELPAIDGAGAGTQTGDLIIPPKALDQIRKLFPPDVELEIARGDNHLGFRSPTTAVYTRLIEGPYPNYEQVIPKDNDKVAFADKGALMSALRRMSVIASDQTHRIRLSFNAGMLKFAVQTPDLGEAADELPIRYDGDPLDIGFNASYLLEILRYVPTDEVKLTFRAPERAATLEPEGWSDPSKYLCLVMPLRLMD; encoded by the coding sequence GTGCGCTTCACGATCTCGCGGGAAAAGCTCCAGGAAGGACTCGGCGCCGTCGCGGCGAGCATCCCCGCCAAGACGACCCTCCCGGTCCTCGCCAACCTCCTCGTCGAGACCACCGAGCGCGGCATCCGCCTCGCCGGCACCGACCTCGACATCGCGGTCAGCACCGAAGTCGCCGCCGACGTCGAGACCCCGGGCGCGATCACGATTCCGGCCAAGAAGCTCCAGGAGATCGCTCGCGAACTCCCGCCCTCGCCCGTGAAGGTCGCCGCCGCCGGCGAGCAGCGCATCACGCTGGAGTGCGGCCGCGCCCGCTTCAAGCTCCTCGGCCTCCCGCGCGACGAGTTCCCTGCCTTCCCGGCCGTCAAGTTCGACGAGAGCTGGAAGATCAAGAGCGGCGACCTTCAGAAGCTGATCCAGCACACCGCCTTCGCCGTCTCGACCGAGGAGAGCCGCCCGATCCTCAACGGCGTCCTCTGGGAGCTGCGCCCCGAGCGCATGCGCATGGTCGCCACCAACGGCCACCGCCTCGCGCGCATGGAGCTCCCGGCCATCGACGGCGCGGGCGCCGGCACGCAGACGGGCGACCTGATCATCCCGCCCAAGGCGCTCGACCAGATCCGCAAGCTCTTCCCCCCCGACGTCGAGCTCGAGATCGCCCGCGGCGACAACCACCTCGGCTTCCGCTCGCCCACGACCGCGGTCTACACGCGCCTCATCGAGGGCCCGTACCCGAACTACGAGCAGGTCATCCCGAAGGACAACGACAAGGTCGCCTTCGCCGACAAGGGCGCCCTCATGTCGGCCCTCCGCCGCATGTCGGTCATCGCCTCCGACCAGACGCACCGCATCCGGCTCTCCTTCAACGCGGGCATGCTCAAGTTCGCCGTCCAGACGCCCGACCTCGGCGAGGCCGCCGACGAACTCCCGATCCGCTACGACGGCGACCCGCTCGACATCGGCTTCAACGCGAGCTACCTGCTCGAGATCCTGCGCTACGTGCCGACGGACGAGGTGAAGCTCACCTTCCGCGCGCCGGAACGCGCCGCGACGCTGGAGCCGGAAGGGTGGAGCGATCCGTCGAAGTACCTGTGCCTGGTGATGCCGCTGCGGCTGATGGACTGA
- the dnaA gene encoding chromosomal replication initiator protein DnaA, with protein MSLSAAEVWDRLLARARQELPEQTFRTWLEPTAPLAVDGRRLLVGTPDRFSAEWNESKHAPLLASYAPIALGHPLDVAFQVDDALKNRPQIDFFVEAPVAVPMAAPAPAAVASAPAFAPEAAGRAAPPRTATYAPVSAPDTPSAPLNLRYTFANFVVGKSNDVAAAAAMGAAEAPGRVYNPLFIYGDTGLGKTHLMQAVAHAMLERNPATRITYIGTEQFTNEFIAALQSRTTADFRRRYRATDLLLVDDIQFLKGKETTQEEFFHTFNAIYEAGRQICLTSDRPPKEIPGLEARLVSRFEWGMVAHVDLPAYEDRLAILQQKAGQDHLQTTIPGRVLEFIAQHVKSSVRELEGAIVKLLAFASLKRRDVTLDLAHEALRDKLRSEEAVQQLAESARTGVPVRAAHGIVPGSPLTPFVIQQAVAAEWRVTPDGLQSKVRTKTLTVPRQVGMYLCRELLALQLVEIGNAFGGRDHSTVIHSLERAAAMMSEDDAFRARVEKVRGMLESLRS; from the coding sequence ATGTCGCTTTCGGCCGCCGAAGTCTGGGACCGCCTCCTCGCCCGAGCCCGCCAGGAACTCCCGGAACAAACCTTTCGCACCTGGCTCGAACCCACGGCCCCGCTCGCCGTCGACGGCCGTCGGCTGCTGGTCGGCACGCCGGACCGGTTTTCGGCCGAGTGGAATGAGTCGAAGCACGCGCCCCTGCTGGCGAGCTACGCGCCCATCGCGCTCGGCCACCCGCTCGACGTCGCCTTTCAGGTCGACGACGCGCTGAAGAACCGGCCGCAGATCGATTTCTTCGTCGAGGCGCCCGTCGCCGTCCCGATGGCGGCCCCGGCGCCCGCCGCCGTCGCGTCCGCGCCCGCCTTCGCCCCGGAGGCGGCCGGCCGCGCGGCGCCGCCACGCACCGCGACCTACGCGCCGGTGAGCGCGCCCGACACGCCCTCTGCGCCACTCAACCTCCGCTACACCTTCGCCAACTTCGTCGTCGGCAAGTCGAACGACGTCGCCGCGGCCGCCGCGATGGGCGCCGCCGAAGCCCCGGGCCGCGTCTACAACCCGCTCTTCATCTACGGCGACACCGGGCTCGGCAAGACGCACCTCATGCAGGCCGTCGCGCACGCCATGCTCGAGCGCAACCCGGCCACGCGCATCACCTACATCGGCACCGAGCAGTTCACGAACGAGTTCATCGCCGCCCTGCAGAGCCGGACGACGGCCGACTTCCGGCGCCGCTACCGCGCCACCGATCTACTCCTCGTCGACGACATCCAGTTCCTGAAGGGCAAGGAGACGACGCAGGAAGAGTTCTTCCACACCTTCAACGCGATCTACGAGGCCGGCCGCCAGATCTGCCTCACGAGCGACCGGCCGCCGAAGGAGATCCCCGGCCTCGAGGCCCGCCTCGTGAGTCGCTTCGAGTGGGGCATGGTCGCGCACGTGGACCTCCCCGCCTACGAAGACCGCCTCGCGATCCTGCAGCAGAAGGCCGGGCAGGACCACCTGCAGACCACGATCCCCGGCCGCGTCCTCGAGTTCATCGCTCAGCACGTGAAGTCGAGCGTGCGCGAGCTCGAAGGCGCGATCGTCAAGCTGCTCGCCTTCGCCTCGCTCAAGCGCCGCGACGTCACGCTCGACCTCGCCCACGAGGCGCTGCGCGACAAGCTGCGCTCCGAGGAGGCCGTCCAGCAGCTCGCCGAATCGGCGCGCACCGGCGTCCCCGTGCGCGCCGCGCACGGCATCGTCCCCGGCTCCCCGCTCACGCCCTTCGTCATCCAGCAGGCCGTGGCCGCCGAGTGGCGCGTGACGCCCGACGGGCTGCAGAGCAAGGTGCGGACGAAGACGCTCACCGTGCCGCGCCAGGTCGGGATGTATCTCTGCCGCGAGCTCCTCGCGCTCCAGCTCGTCGAGATCGGCAACGCGTTCGGCGGCCGCGACCACTCGACCGTGATCCATTCGCTCGAGCGCGCCGCCGCGATGATGAGCGAGGACGACGCGTTCCGCGCCCGTGTGGAAAAGGTGCGCGGAATGTTGGAAAGTCTGCGCAGTTAG